A section of the Chryseobacterium ginsenosidimutans genome encodes:
- a CDS encoding alpha/beta hydrolase, with protein MAVYILSNRKIVRHKDEKVDSFSNDEYSIPNFRIAKCDFDNYKEPTSAAKKKKDYTNRNILNYKLFSEPEKQGYQDVLDILLHEKGIKKSALTVNNLGGSQRMFYELYKNMSSTKERSDVLIFIHGYAYDFDDELKAILDLKKLFIDNPLSPVEHILFVSWPASSSIVPLTYFDDKASSINSGNSLMRLFYFYTQFLKDIFSNRDLVPCNQRIHIMAHSMGNRVLQSMLYSLKKENILRVIDQVLLLNSDVSYKVFEDSEDSFNKLPLLANRVSIYLNRKDTVLGISQFTKNILTPRLGKHGPSNIEKFKDIVSIIDCTFVEDDLLNSFKFEIGNHWGYLSSSQVQNDIFRNLYGTDRNLITNRTKNNEKYFYNYFLTIRKKVMTYVIC; from the coding sequence ATGGCTGTTTATATTTTAAGCAATCGAAAAATCGTTCGTCATAAAGATGAAAAAGTAGATTCTTTTTCTAATGATGAGTATTCTATCCCAAATTTCAGGATAGCGAAATGTGATTTTGACAACTATAAGGAACCAACTTCTGCTGCAAAAAAGAAAAAAGATTATACCAATCGGAATATTTTAAATTACAAGCTCTTCTCTGAACCTGAAAAACAAGGTTACCAGGATGTGTTGGATATTTTATTACATGAAAAAGGGATTAAAAAATCAGCTTTAACGGTCAATAATTTAGGTGGAAGCCAGAGAATGTTTTATGAGCTGTATAAAAATATGTCTTCTACAAAAGAAAGAAGCGATGTTTTGATATTTATTCATGGCTATGCTTATGATTTTGATGATGAATTAAAAGCGATTCTTGATCTTAAAAAATTGTTTATTGATAACCCTCTGTCGCCCGTCGAGCATATTTTATTTGTCAGCTGGCCGGCTTCAAGCAGCATTGTTCCGCTGACTTATTTTGATGATAAAGCTTCGAGTATCAATTCCGGGAATTCTTTAATGAGATTATTTTATTTCTATACTCAATTTTTAAAGGATATTTTTTCTAATAGAGATCTCGTTCCCTGTAATCAAAGGATTCATATTATGGCACATTCGATGGGAAACCGTGTGCTTCAAAGTATGCTGTACAGTTTGAAAAAGGAGAATATTTTGAGAGTAATTGATCAGGTTTTATTATTAAATTCTGATGTCTCTTATAAAGTTTTTGAAGATTCGGAAGATTCGTTTAATAAGCTGCCTTTACTTGCGAATAGAGTTTCAATATATTTAAACCGAAAAGATACGGTTCTTGGGATCTCACAATTTACCAAAAATATTTTAACACCCAGATTGGGAAAACATGGGCCAAGCAACATTGAAAAATTCAAAGATATTGTTTCAATTATCGACTGTACATTTGTGGAAGATGATCTTTTAAACAGTTTCAAATTCGAAATCGGAAATCATTGGGGATATCTTTCCAGCTCTCAGGTGCAGAATGATATTTTCCGGAATTTATATGGTACTGACAGGAATTTAATAACCAACAGAACAAAAAATAACGAAAAATATTTTTACAATTATTTCTTAACGATTAGAAAAAAAGTTATGACTTATGTCATATGTTAA
- a CDS encoding glutamine--tRNA ligase/YqeY domain fusion protein, with protein sequence MEEEKKSLNFIEQIIEDDLANGLKKDQIRFRFPPEPNGYLHVGHTKAICINFGLGEKYNAPVNLRFDDTNPEKEEQEFVDSIMKDVEWLGFKWDKVLYASDYFQQLYDWAVQLIKEGKAYVDEQPSEVITEQRKNPTEPGVESPFRNRPVEESLDLFERMKNGEFEEGSMSLRAKIDMVSPNMNMRDPVMYRILKRPHHRTGITWKIYPMYDWAHGESDYLEQVSHSLCSLEFENHRPLYNWYLEQVYDESKVAPKQREFARMNVSYMITSKRKLQRLIAENVVNGWDDPRMPTISGMRRKGFTAKAIRNFIDKVGVAKRENLIEIQLLDFCVREDLNKVAKRVMAVVDPIKLVIENYPEGQEESLITENNNEQEDAGTREIPFSRELYIEREDFKEEAGNKFFRLKLGGEVRLKSAYIIKGERVEKDENGEITTIYATYDEKSKSGSGTEESLRKVKGTIHWVSAKHAIPVEVRNYEKLFTVEQPDAEKDVDFLNFINPESVNTIQGFAEPSLKDVAVGEPLQFQRIGYFTKDQDSTDTHFVFNRTVTLKDSYKPE encoded by the coding sequence ATGGAAGAAGAAAAAAAATCACTCAATTTTATTGAGCAAATTATCGAAGATGATTTGGCAAACGGTCTGAAAAAAGATCAGATCCGTTTCCGTTTTCCGCCTGAACCAAACGGTTATCTGCATGTAGGTCACACAAAAGCGATCTGCATCAACTTCGGTTTGGGTGAAAAATACAATGCTCCCGTAAACCTTCGTTTCGACGATACGAATCCTGAAAAAGAAGAGCAGGAATTCGTAGATTCTATCATGAAAGACGTTGAATGGCTAGGTTTCAAGTGGGATAAAGTGTTGTATGCATCCGATTACTTCCAGCAGCTTTACGATTGGGCAGTTCAGTTAATTAAAGAAGGAAAAGCGTATGTTGATGAGCAGCCATCCGAGGTCATTACTGAACAAAGAAAAAATCCTACAGAACCGGGAGTGGAATCTCCATTCAGAAATCGTCCTGTTGAAGAGTCTTTAGACTTATTCGAAAGGATGAAAAACGGTGAATTTGAGGAAGGTTCTATGTCTCTTCGTGCAAAAATCGATATGGTTTCACCTAATATGAATATGCGTGATCCTGTGATGTACAGAATTTTGAAAAGACCTCACCATAGAACAGGAATAACCTGGAAAATTTATCCGATGTATGACTGGGCTCACGGTGAATCCGATTATTTAGAGCAGGTTTCACATTCATTGTGTTCATTAGAGTTTGAAAATCACAGACCGCTTTACAATTGGTATCTGGAGCAGGTTTATGATGAATCTAAAGTTGCACCGAAGCAGAGAGAATTTGCAAGGATGAATGTTTCTTATATGATTACTTCCAAAAGAAAACTACAGAGGCTGATTGCTGAAAATGTAGTCAACGGTTGGGACGATCCAAGAATGCCGACTATTTCCGGAATGAGAAGAAAAGGCTTTACAGCTAAGGCTATAAGGAATTTTATTGATAAAGTGGGTGTTGCCAAAAGAGAAAATTTAATTGAAATTCAATTATTAGATTTCTGTGTCCGTGAAGATCTTAATAAGGTGGCAAAACGTGTAATGGCGGTGGTAGATCCTATTAAATTGGTCATTGAAAACTATCCGGAAGGACAGGAAGAATCGCTGATCACTGAAAACAATAATGAGCAGGAAGATGCAGGAACAAGAGAGATTCCGTTTTCAAGAGAACTATATATTGAGCGTGAAGATTTTAAGGAAGAAGCTGGTAATAAGTTCTTTAGATTGAAATTAGGTGGTGAAGTCCGTTTAAAATCTGCTTATATCATTAAAGGTGAGAGAGTAGAGAAAGATGAAAATGGAGAAATCACGACGATTTACGCAACATATGACGAAAAGTCTAAGTCCGGAAGCGGAACTGAGGAAAGTTTAAGAAAAGTAAAAGGTACTATTCATTGGGTTTCTGCAAAGCACGCAATTCCTGTGGAAGTAAGAAATTACGAGAAATTATTTACGGTAGAACAGCCTGATGCTGAGAAAGATGTAGACTTCTTGAATTTTATTAATCCGGAATCTGTCAATACAATTCAGGGATTTGCTGAACCTAGCCTAAAAGATGTGGCAGTTGGAGAACCTCTTCAATTCCAGAGAATTGGCTATTTCACGAAAGATCAGGATTCTACGGATACACATTTTGTATTCAATAGAACGGTAACATTAAAAGACTCTTATAAGCCGGAGTAA
- a CDS encoding bacteriocin-like protein translates to MKNLKKLKKSDLKTIKGGSAPLGCNNWNPAARCCRVWDAEHQGNPTCPTP, encoded by the coding sequence ATGAAAAATCTAAAAAAACTTAAAAAGAGTGATTTAAAAACAATTAAAGGAGGATCTGCGCCTCTTGGATGCAACAATTGGAATCCCGCTGCAAGATGCTGCAGAGTATGGGATGCTGAACACCAGGGAAATCCAACATGCCCTACTCCTTAA